A window of Solanum stenotomum isolate F172 chromosome 3, ASM1918654v1, whole genome shotgun sequence contains these coding sequences:
- the LOC125857545 gene encoding uncharacterized protein LOC125857545, translating into MEALIASYADDSSDSDSDSNPTPPQPPSASTSLAPLPPPPISLLQPPNSFVPLDSLPSSQVNRVRSFPHIEGNYALHVYIPVYIPSATRKGLASFLKKVTAIVPTLHAVDVDVPLSGLLKDEALLEKVVLGREFHISLGRTVPLRVHQINSVVSMLRQRLQFQRRYLIDFNKWEIFVNDDSTRTFMSLEVVEGGLAQIRKQIQAVDEVYKLHNLPEFYKDPRPHISITWALGDIRDTLKRMVEEEMKKYKVGLSSRQKCIFTSKFTGILCKIGNKMHEICKFQEE; encoded by the exons ATGGAAGCGCTAATAGCCTCATACGCAGACGATTCTTCTGACTCCGATTCCGACTCCAATCCCACCCCTCCACAGCCGCCGTCAGCTTCGACATCACTGGCCCCTCTCCCCCCGCCTCCTATTTCACTTCTTCAGCCGCCCAACTCTTTTG TTCCCTTGGACTCCTTGCCTAGTAGTCAAGTCAATCGCGTTCGAAGCTTTCCTCACATTGAAGGCAATTATGCTTTACATGTCTACATCCCGG TTTATATACCATCTGCAACAAGGAAGGGGCTGGCCAGTTTTCTGAAGAAGGTCACAGCTATTGTACCTACTCTACATGCTGTGGATGTTGATGTACCATTGAGTGGTTTGTTGAAAGATGAAGCACTGCTTGAAAAAGTGGTGTTGGGTAGAGAGTTTCACATTAGTTTGGGAAGAACTGTTCCTCTCCGTGTGCATCAGATTAATTCCGTGGTCTCCATGCTTCGACAGAGGCTTCAGTTTCAGAGGAG GTATTTGATAGATTTTAACAAATGGGAGATCTTTGTCAATGATGATTCAACTCGCACATTCATGTCACTGGAAGTTGTAGAAGGAGGCTTAGCACAG ATAAGAAAGCAAATCCAAGCTGTTGATGAAGTCTACAAACTACATAACCTTCCGGAATTTTACAAG GATCCACGCCCTCACATCTCAATAACTTGGGCATTGGGGGATATCAGGGACACCCTGAAGAGAATGGTGGAAGAAGAGATGAAGAAATACAAAGTGGGTTTAAGTTCACGGCAGAAATGTATTTTCACAAGCAAATTCACTGGCATTTTGTGCAAAATAGGCAACAAGATGCATGAAATCTGCAAGTTTCAGGAAGAATAA